The Nocardioides sp. S5 genome includes a window with the following:
- a CDS encoding electron transfer flavoprotein subunit beta/FixA family protein, with the protein MNIVVCVKYVPDATADRKFEDDYTVDRVGVDGLLSELDEYAVEQALQFREKREGEDIEITALTVGPEKAVDAVRKALQMGADKGVHVVDDAIAGSDYIATSLVLAKAIEKIGADLVVCGMASTDASGSVVPAMLAERLGMPQVTLASVIESQGDQVRIKRDNEGSTEVIGATLPIVLSVTDQSGEARYPSFKGIMAAKKKPLETFSLSDLGVDAGQVGLSVAWSQVEDTTERPPRTAGEIVTDEDGSGAGALVDFLASKKFI; encoded by the coding sequence ATGAACATTGTTGTCTGTGTGAAGTACGTGCCGGACGCCACCGCCGACCGCAAGTTCGAGGACGACTACACCGTCGACCGCGTCGGCGTCGACGGTCTGCTGTCCGAGCTCGACGAGTACGCCGTCGAGCAGGCCCTGCAGTTCCGCGAGAAGCGCGAGGGTGAGGACATCGAGATCACCGCGCTGACCGTCGGCCCCGAGAAGGCCGTCGACGCGGTGCGCAAGGCGCTGCAGATGGGTGCCGACAAGGGCGTCCACGTCGTCGACGACGCGATCGCGGGCTCCGACTACATCGCCACCTCGCTGGTGCTGGCCAAGGCGATCGAGAAGATCGGCGCGGACCTCGTGGTCTGCGGCATGGCCTCCACGGACGCCTCCGGCTCCGTGGTGCCGGCGATGCTGGCCGAGCGCCTGGGCATGCCGCAGGTCACGCTCGCGTCGGTGATCGAGTCGCAGGGCGACCAGGTCCGCATCAAGCGCGACAACGAGGGCTCCACCGAGGTCATCGGCGCGACGCTGCCGATCGTGCTGTCGGTCACCGACCAGTCGGGCGAGGCGCGCTACCCCTCCTTCAAGGGCATCATGGCCGCGAAGAAGAAGCCGCTGGAGACCTTCTCGCTGTCCGACCTCGGCGTCGACGCCGGGCAGGTCGGCCTCTCGGTCGCGTGGTCGCAGGTCGAGGACACCACCGAGCGCCCGCCGCGCACCGCCGGCGAGATCGTCACCGACGAGGACGGCTCGGGCGCTGGCGCGCTGGTCGACTTCCTCGCGTCCAAGAAGTTCATCTGA
- a CDS encoding enoyl-CoA hydratase-related protein has protein sequence MEFVSIDVTDGVAVLRLDRPKMNAISVQVQADLREAAAELTERDDVRAVVLWGGERVFAAGNDVKEMADMSYADMVKVSTSVSSATTAIARIPKPVVAAVNGYALGGGCELALSADVRFAAEDAVFGQPEVLLGIIPGAGGTQRLTRLVGTAKAKDIIFTGRFVKADEALRIGMVDRVVPADKVLEESVAWAAQFSGAAALAIRAAKECIDRGSEVDLDTGLEIERQQFAGVFATEDRTHGITSFVENGPGKATFVGR, from the coding sequence ATGGAGTTCGTCTCGATCGACGTGACCGACGGGGTCGCGGTCCTGCGGCTGGACCGGCCCAAGATGAACGCGATCAGCGTCCAGGTGCAGGCCGACCTCCGCGAGGCGGCCGCCGAGCTCACGGAGCGCGACGACGTACGCGCGGTGGTGCTGTGGGGCGGCGAGCGGGTCTTCGCGGCAGGCAACGACGTCAAGGAGATGGCCGACATGTCGTACGCCGACATGGTCAAGGTCTCGACGTCCGTCAGCAGCGCGACCACCGCGATCGCCCGCATCCCGAAGCCGGTCGTCGCCGCGGTCAACGGCTACGCCCTCGGCGGGGGCTGCGAGCTCGCGCTCTCGGCCGACGTGCGCTTCGCCGCCGAGGACGCCGTCTTCGGCCAGCCCGAGGTCCTGCTGGGCATCATCCCCGGTGCCGGCGGCACCCAGCGGCTGACCCGCCTGGTCGGCACGGCGAAGGCCAAGGACATCATCTTCACCGGACGCTTCGTCAAGGCCGACGAGGCGCTGCGCATCGGCATGGTCGACCGTGTGGTCCCTGCCGACAAGGTGCTCGAGGAGTCGGTCGCCTGGGCCGCGCAGTTCAGCGGGGCGGCCGCGCTCGCGATCCGCGCCGCGAAGGAGTGCATCGACCGGGGGAGCGAGGTCGACCTCGACACCGGCCTGGAGATCGAGCGGCAGCAGTTCGCCGGGGTGTTCGCCACCGAGGACCGTACCCACGGCATCACCTCGTTCGTTGAGAACGGACCGGGTAAGGCCACGTTCGTCGGCCGTTGA
- a CDS encoding electron transfer flavoprotein subunit alpha/FixB family protein, whose product MSEVLVVIDHADGEVKKPTYELLTIARRLGEPSAVFFGSPEHGDAVAEKVKKYGAEKVYVVDDAQIKGYLVAPKAEALQQLAEKASPAAILLPSTFENKEVAGRLAIKLGSGLITDAVDVAEGGVTTQSVFAGNYTVQAKVTQGTPIITIKPNSAAPEEAAGAGAVEAFTATVSDAARTAQIVATQPRQSTGRPELTEAAIVVSGGRGTGGNFESVEGFADSLGAAVGASRAAVDSGWMPHAFQVGQTGKTVSPQLYVANGISGAIQHRAGMQTSKTIVAVNKDPEAPIFELVDFGVVGDLHTVLPAATDKVKERKG is encoded by the coding sequence ATGTCTGAAGTCCTGGTAGTCATCGACCACGCCGACGGCGAGGTCAAGAAGCCCACCTACGAGCTCCTCACGATCGCGCGCCGCCTCGGCGAGCCGTCCGCGGTGTTCTTCGGCTCGCCCGAGCACGGCGACGCCGTGGCCGAGAAGGTCAAGAAGTACGGCGCCGAGAAGGTCTACGTCGTCGACGACGCCCAGATCAAGGGCTACCTCGTCGCGCCGAAGGCCGAGGCGCTGCAGCAGCTGGCCGAGAAGGCGAGCCCCGCCGCGATCCTGCTTCCGTCGACGTTCGAGAACAAGGAGGTCGCCGGTCGCCTGGCGATCAAGCTGGGCTCGGGCCTGATCACCGACGCCGTCGACGTCGCCGAGGGTGGCGTGACCACGCAGAGCGTCTTCGCCGGCAACTACACCGTGCAGGCCAAGGTCACGCAGGGCACGCCGATCATCACGATCAAGCCGAACTCCGCCGCTCCCGAGGAGGCCGCGGGTGCGGGCGCCGTCGAGGCGTTCACCGCGACGGTGTCGGACGCGGCGAGGACCGCGCAGATCGTCGCCACCCAGCCGCGCCAGTCGACGGGTCGTCCCGAGCTGACCGAGGCCGCGATCGTGGTCTCCGGCGGTCGTGGCACCGGCGGCAACTTCGAGTCCGTCGAGGGCTTCGCCGACTCCCTCGGTGCAGCTGTGGGCGCCTCGCGCGCGGCCGTCGACTCCGGCTGGATGCCCCACGCGTTCCAGGTCGGCCAGACCGGCAAGACGGTCTCGCCGCAGCTCTACGTCGCCAACGGAATCTCCGGTGCGATCCAGCACCGTGCCGGCATGCAGACGTCGAAGACGATCGTCGCGGTCAACAAGGACCCCGA